Part of the Citrus sinensis cultivar Valencia sweet orange chromosome 2, DVS_A1.0, whole genome shotgun sequence genome, TATCATTGCACATTGTTTCTCTCTTTAAGGTTTGTTTCTGTTAACAGCTTACATACACTTGCATTAACTGATTCttgagagattttttttctaatttcttacGAAGCtcttttatgcatcattttcaaaaaattttgtcTTGGATTTGCCTCAACGGAGTAGCCCGGTTGATTAGGCTTCTTGCAGTAGAAGCTAGAGATGTAGGAATCGAGTGTcccttattaattttttttttaatttacaaaaaaaaaaaaactctgtTAATCTCAGtgttataaattgatttttgttgtGAGAATGATGTAGTTCTAGTTATAAGTTATTTGTTGCCGCTggggttaaatatataaagggGTGCCTTTCTGAAATGTCAGTAGCATTTTTATAAACCATAagctttaatctttgaaattgttttgtgTTTGCACAAGCCATAGCCCTTAAAAGTACAATACTTATTGATGGAAGTTGGACTCAAACTGGTTACTTGATTCCAATAGGTATTGCTTATAGGAGGCTTAAAACtctacagaaaatggatcctgGAAAATCAATAGATGACCAATTTTGCAAGCTGCATCCGTGCCTGCCCGTGAACACGAGAATTGGGATAGTAGGAGGCGGTCCAAGTGGCTTATCAACCGCGTATGCACTGGCAAAACTCGGCTACAGAAATGTGACTCTGTTAGAGAAGTATCATACCGTTGGAGGCATGTGTGAATCAGTTGAAATTGAAGGTACAAaatgaacaattatttttactttgtaTCTATCATTTATAGTTTCCAGGTATGTATGTTAACTGTTTAAGCATAACTATAAACAGGAAGGATTTATGATCTGGGTGGCCAAGTTCTCGCGGCAAATAGTGCACCCGTTATCTTTCACTTGGCAAAAGAGGCCGGGGCTGAATTAGAAGAAATGGATTCACACAAACTTGCACTCATTGATGGCTCAACAGGGGAGTTTCAGGACATCAAAGTTGCTGATGATTATGTGTCGGTTATCTCATTGACATTGGAACTACAGGTCAGTTTACCTTTCTTTAAACCGAGTTGAAAATTTCACCAGATTGTATAGCTCAACATTCTGGTGTAACAATCCATGTTGCTTACTTGCAGGACAAGGCAAAGGAGTCTGGTCGAATTGGGGTTCATGCAGTGAGTGACTTGGCTTCAGACTTAACTCCAACTTACCTTGAAGATCGAGGATTCAAATCTGTTCCCAAATCTGTGGCTTATGGATATACTGCTTCTGGTTATGGATTTGTTCAAGACATGCCTTATGCCTACATTCATGAATTCACCAGGACTTCCATGGCTGGAAAAATTCGACGTTTTAAAGGTGGATACACAAGTCTCTGGCAGAAGCTCAGCAAATATCTTCCAACTGAAGTCCATTGCAACTCTGAAGTACTAGCAATCAGACGCGATTCTACTACTGTCGGCGTTGATGTCAAACATTCTAATGGGGAATGTGAAGTTATGGAGTTTGATAAGATCATCATCTCTGGAGCCTTTCCTGTAAAGAATGGAAAATTTTACAGATCACCAACTTCAAAACCAACAGGtttgttgatttcaaaaaataattcgtGTACTCGTAAATTCATTCTGCTCTGTCTAACTGCAAATTTCTGAAAACAGAATCTGAAACGCAAGTAATGGATATGGATGAGCTTGAAAAGGAACTATTCAGCAAAGTACAAACAATTGACTACTACACCACTGTCTTAAAAATTACTGGCCTAGAACATTTACCAGTTGGCTTTTATTACTTTGGCGAATATATGGATGATCCTGCAACAATTGGACATCCTGTTGCAATGcaaaaattctttgcagacACTGACATTTTCTTATTCTGGTCGTACGGAAACTCTGTTGATATCACGGGACCAACTGTCACTGAGGTTGCAATCAAGACAGTTGAAAATATGGGGGGAGTGATTGAGAATGTGGTGCTACAGAGAAGATTCAAGTACTTTCCACATGTTAACAGCAAAGGTGAGCTCAGTTAGCTACTTCAATCGTTAGCTCCTACTAGAAGTCGGAAAAAtaattcttctattttttttttcagatatgAAGGATGGGTTTTATGACAGATTGGAGTACGAACTTCAAGGTCAGAGGAACACTTACTATGTAGGTGGACTTATGGCATTTGAGCTTACAGAGAGAAATTCATCCTATTCCATGGCTCTAATGTGCAAGCACTTCGCAAATAATTATTCTACGCCAGAGTTTCCATATGTTAAGgtaatttttcctttctaaATATTGAGAGGTTTGATGTTTACGATATTAGTTGCTCAAAGGCTAATATCTAAAAACATATGCTTGCAGAATTTGTTCCCGTTGCAATCAGATAACTGGGCTAGGAACTTCAAAGAATTAGAAGAACTGCCAGGAGTTGAGTTTCCGGAACTGTCAAGTCTTGATGGTTACTTGAAGCATTGGGGAACTCATAGAATTACTCAAAAGAAAACTCTCTTTACTTGGATTAATGAAGAAGGTGTAGCAGTGAACCAGAGTACTTATGAAGAACTTGATGCAAATGCTTCTCGCATTGCACATAAGCTCTTGACAAGCCGAAAACCAGTTATCAAGCCAGGGGACAGGGTTCTTCTTGTCTATGTACCGGGTCTGGATTTCGTTGATGCCTTCTTTGGTTGCATGAGAGCCAAAGTCTTACCGGTACCAGTTCTTCCTCCAGATCCCTTGCAAAGAGGTGGCCAAGCACTTTTGAAGATTGAAAACATTTCTAAATCATGTGGTGCAGTGGCAATTTTATCAACCATTGGCTATCATTCAGCAGTTCGAGTAGGATCTGTGAAGAGTCTGATCTCATTGGTAGGAAAAGATGGCCAAGCCAGTGCTCAGTGGCCAAATCTACCATGGCTCCACACAGATTCTTGGGTCAAAAATTCCAAAAACTTGCTTGCAGAAAATGTAGTTTGCTTTACTGAATCTCAGCCGGACGATCTTTGCTTTCTTCAGTTCACATCAGGATCAACTGGTGACGCTAAAGGAGTAATGATAACTCACGGTGGGCTCATTCATAATGTAAAGTTAATGCGAAAGAGATACAAGAGCACCTCAAAGACAGTATTAGTCAGCTGGCTTCCTCAATACCATGACATGGGGCTAATTGGTGGACTGTTTACAGCTATGGTTGGTGGAAGCACAGCAATATTGTTTTCCCCATTGACATTCATCAAGAACCCACTTTTATGGCTTGAAACCATGAGTAAATACCGGGCTACTCACAGCGCCGGCCCAAACTTTGCTTTCGAGCTCATGGTTAGAAGACTGGAATCTAGCAAGGACAAGGTTAGGAGTTTTGATCTTTCTTCAATGAAATTCCTTATGGTTGCTGCTGAACCAGTAAGGCAAACAACAGTGAAAAGATTTGTAGAGTTGACTCGTCCTTTTGGCCTTTCTCAAGGGGTGATGGCTCCTGGTTATGGATTGGCagaaaattgtgtatttgtcAGCTGTGCATATGGACAAGGGAAGCCTATAATTCTTGACTGGCAAGGAAGAGTCTGTTGTGGGTATGTAGATCAAAATGATCCAGATGTTGACATCAGAATTGTGAATCCGGAGACTAGTGAGGAGATTGGAGAGCCTGGAAAGGAAGGAGAAG contains:
- the LOC127900033 gene encoding uncharacterized protein LOC127900033; translated protein: MDPGKSIDDQFCKLHPCLPVNTRIGIVGGGPSGLSTAYALAKLGYRNVTLLEKYHTVGGMCESVEIEGRIYDLGGQVLAANSAPVIFHLAKEAGAELEEMDSHKLALIDGSTGEFQDIKVADDYVSVISLTLELQDKAKESGRIGVHAVSDLASDLTPTYLEDRGFKSVPKSVAYGYTASGYGFVQDMPYAYIHEFTRTSMAGKIRRFKGGYTSLWQKLSKYLPTEVHCNSEVLAIRRDSTTVGVDVKHSNGECEVMEFDKIIISGAFPVKNGKFYRSPTSKPTESETQVMDMDELEKELFSKVQTIDYYTTVLKITGLEHLPVGFYYFGEYMDDPATIGHPVAMQKFFADTDIFLFWSYGNSVDITGPTVTEVAIKTVENMGGVIENVVLQRRFKYFPHVNSKDMKDGFYDRLEYELQGQRNTYYVGGLMAFELTERNSSYSMALMCKHFANNYSTPEFPYVKNLFPLQSDNWARNFKELEELPGVEFPELSSLDGYLKHWGTHRITQKKTLFTWINEEGVAVNQTLDKPKTSYQARGQGSSCLCTGSGFR